A single genomic interval of Chitinophaga sp. 180180018-3 harbors:
- the nosZ gene encoding Sec-dependent nitrous-oxide reductase, translating into MKKTSLMLGLAVIAAATQSCKMKTAATAVQGDAAAKTYVAPGKYDEYYNFVSGGFNGQVSVYGLPSGRLLKIIPVFSVFPENGYGYNEETKAMLNTTNGPVPWDDQHHLDLSQTNGEQDGRWLFANANNTPRVARIDLTTFKTMEILQIPNSAGNHSSPFITENTEYVVAGTRFSVPLGAEDVPISSFKDNFHSTASFISVDKNTGKMNIAFQIVLPGMNLDLSHAGKGPSHDWFFFSSYNTEQAYTLLEVNASQKDKDFIVAVNWKKAEEYAKAGKGRKVNAPYAHNTFDEHKQTATSVIENEVLLLDPKDCPDMVYMIPCPKSPHGCDIDPSGEYIVGSGKLAALIPVFAFSKITKAISDKQFEGDFKGIPIIKYEAALFGEVKKPGLGPLHTEFDGRGNAYTSMFLSSEVVKWSLKDLKVLDRAPTYYSVGHLMIPGGDTKKPAGKYLVAYNKITKDRYLPTGPELAQSAQLYDISGDKMQLILDYPTVGEPHYAQACAAGLIRDKQVKFYDINKNGHDYVSLGEKNAKVVRKGNRVDVYMTAIRSHLVPDNIEGVYVGDEVYFHVTNLEQDWDIPHGFAIKNNPNAELLIMPGETVTMKFMPDKQGIYPFYCTDFCSALHQEMSGYLRVSPKGSNVPLKFGTGDNIQTVATK; encoded by the coding sequence ATGAAAAAAACTAGCCTCATGCTGGGCCTGGCCGTAATTGCTGCTGCCACGCAAAGCTGTAAAATGAAAACGGCCGCTACTGCCGTACAAGGGGATGCTGCCGCTAAAACCTATGTAGCTCCTGGTAAATACGATGAGTATTATAATTTCGTTTCCGGTGGTTTCAACGGACAGGTATCTGTTTATGGATTGCCTTCCGGCAGGCTGCTGAAAATCATTCCTGTATTTTCTGTTTTCCCGGAAAACGGTTATGGCTACAACGAGGAAACCAAAGCCATGCTCAACACCACCAATGGTCCTGTTCCCTGGGATGATCAACATCACCTGGATCTGTCGCAAACCAACGGCGAGCAGGATGGACGCTGGCTTTTTGCCAATGCCAATAACACTCCCCGCGTAGCAAGAATTGATCTGACTACTTTCAAAACAATGGAAATACTTCAGATCCCCAACAGCGCAGGTAACCACTCCTCTCCTTTTATTACCGAAAATACAGAGTATGTGGTGGCCGGTACCCGTTTCTCTGTGCCACTCGGCGCTGAAGACGTTCCTATCAGTTCTTTTAAGGATAATTTCCACAGCACGGCCTCTTTTATAAGCGTGGATAAAAATACCGGGAAGATGAATATTGCATTCCAGATTGTGCTGCCGGGCATGAATCTCGACCTGAGCCATGCTGGTAAAGGGCCTTCTCACGACTGGTTCTTCTTTTCGAGCTATAATACCGAGCAGGCCTATACGTTGCTGGAAGTAAACGCTTCGCAGAAAGATAAAGACTTTATTGTTGCCGTTAACTGGAAGAAGGCAGAAGAATATGCCAAAGCCGGTAAGGGCAGGAAAGTCAATGCACCGTATGCCCACAATACCTTCGATGAGCATAAACAAACTGCTACCTCTGTTATCGAAAATGAAGTGTTGTTATTAGATCCCAAAGATTGTCCCGATATGGTGTATATGATACCCTGTCCGAAATCTCCGCACGGTTGCGACATTGATCCATCCGGAGAATATATTGTCGGCAGTGGTAAACTGGCTGCGCTTATACCGGTATTCGCATTCAGTAAAATCACCAAAGCTATCAGCGATAAACAATTCGAAGGCGACTTTAAAGGTATCCCCATCATCAAATACGAAGCTGCTCTGTTCGGAGAAGTGAAGAAGCCCGGTCTTGGGCCACTTCACACGGAATTCGATGGCAGAGGCAATGCTTATACTTCCATGTTTCTTTCTTCCGAGGTGGTGAAATGGAGCCTTAAAGATCTCAAAGTGCTGGATCGGGCACCTACTTATTATTCCGTTGGGCACCTGATGATACCCGGAGGCGATACCAAAAAACCTGCAGGAAAATACCTGGTGGCGTACAATAAAATTACGAAAGACCGCTACCTGCCTACTGGTCCTGAGCTGGCGCAATCCGCCCAGCTGTATGACATTTCCGGCGATAAAATGCAGCTGATACTGGATTATCCTACCGTAGGGGAACCTCACTATGCCCAAGCATGTGCCGCTGGCCTGATCAGGGATAAACAGGTGAAGTTTTATGATATCAATAAAAACGGACACGATTACGTATCCCTTGGGGAGAAGAATGCCAAAGTAGTCCGCAAGGGCAACCGGGTTGATGTATACATGACCGCTATCAGATCGCACCTGGTGCCGGATAATATTGAAGGGGTATATGTGGGCGATGAAGTCTACTTCCATGTCACCAACCTGGAGCAGGACTGGGATATTCCGCATGGCTTTGCCATCAAGAACAATCCGAACGCCGAGCTGCTGATCATGCCGGGCGAAACAGTGACCATGAAGTTCATGCCTGATAAACAGGGTATCTACCCGTTCTACTGCACCGACTTCTGCTCTGCCCTGCACCAGGAAATGTCGGGCTACCTGCGCGTATCTCCCAAGGGCAGTAATGTTCCGCTGAAATTTGGCACCGGAGATAATATCCAAACTGTTGCAACAAAATAG
- the nosD gene encoding nitrous oxide reductase family maturation protein NosD yields the protein MGRPASIKPLKYLLCLLWLMSGNRHSLAATIHIYPGPGAIHNAIKKAKPGDTLLLNNGRYNENNIEVPLRITIRGVGKPVVDAAGQYPGFIIRADSVVVENIQVQHTGRSSIADIAAIRIVDAKNVTVSNNRIYESTYGVYLQNAHSCVVQGNLIHTAMKDEINGGNGIHAWKCSGLRISRNNISGHRDGIYFEFVTDSNIDGNLSYDNQRYGLHFMFSHRDSYTGNTFRQNGAGVAVMYSKNVTMYGNTFIQNWGDASYGLLLKEISDSRIEHNQFLKNTIGIYLESTTRVDVLRNLFQDNGWALRVMASSSGSRFDENNFIGNSFDVATNGTLVMNTFSHNYWDKYDGYDLNRDHIGDVPHYPVSVYAIVSEKIPPAMILYHSLLTSVMDQVEKVMPSVIPDQLKDDYPMMKKLQL from the coding sequence ATGGGACGACCTGCTTCGATTAAACCGCTGAAATATCTGCTCTGCCTTCTTTGGCTGATGAGCGGTAACCGGCACAGCCTTGCTGCTACCATCCATATATATCCCGGCCCCGGCGCTATTCATAATGCCATCAAAAAGGCGAAACCCGGCGATACGCTGCTACTGAATAATGGCAGGTACAACGAAAACAATATAGAAGTCCCCCTCAGGATAACCATCCGCGGGGTTGGGAAACCTGTTGTAGATGCCGCCGGTCAATATCCCGGATTTATTATCAGGGCCGACAGCGTTGTAGTAGAGAACATCCAGGTGCAGCATACCGGCCGCTCTTCGATTGCAGATATTGCCGCTATAAGGATAGTGGATGCAAAGAATGTGACCGTCAGCAACAATCGTATATATGAGAGTACTTATGGTGTATATCTCCAGAATGCGCACAGCTGCGTAGTACAGGGGAACCTCATACATACTGCCATGAAAGACGAGATCAATGGAGGCAACGGTATACATGCCTGGAAATGCTCCGGCCTCAGGATATCACGGAATAATATCTCCGGTCACCGCGATGGTATCTATTTCGAATTTGTAACCGATTCGAACATAGATGGCAACCTGTCGTACGATAATCAGCGTTACGGGCTGCATTTTATGTTCTCGCACCGCGACAGCTATACTGGTAATACTTTCCGGCAAAATGGCGCGGGAGTAGCGGTGATGTATAGCAAAAATGTAACAATGTATGGCAATACTTTCATTCAGAATTGGGGAGATGCTTCCTACGGATTGTTGCTGAAGGAAATTTCCGATAGCCGCATCGAACATAATCAATTCCTGAAGAATACCATTGGCATTTATTTAGAAAGCACCACCCGGGTAGACGTGCTCCGCAATCTTTTCCAGGATAATGGCTGGGCATTAAGAGTCATGGCCAGCTCCTCAGGCAGCCGGTTCGATGAGAATAATTTCATCGGCAATTCCTTTGATGTGGCTACCAACGGCACATTAGTAATGAACACCTTCAGTCATAATTACTGGGATAAGTATGATGGTTATGATCTGAACCGCGATCATATCGGCGATGTACCTCATTATCCCGTTAGCGTTTATGCTATTGTTTCAGAGAAGATTCCTCCTGCCATGATACTATATCACAGCCTGCTTACCAGTGTTATGGACCAGGTAGAAAAGGTGATGCCCAGTGTTATCCCGGATCAGTTAAAGGATGACTACCCCATGATGAAAAAATTACAACTATGA